The Pirellulimonas nuda genome includes a region encoding these proteins:
- the comJ gene encoding competence protein ComJ has translation MASFTVSVSYSQIAAFNGELENPFNDWTDQHVAQGFSWRPESVSFKTMFEAGPISVEVQMADDLPTPSGTRAIAVPFTCPEAGKVEIASIADGRETNIPPGSYQLLFETGLRDNTNWCRFTFIPNGSMIPQILIPDQGVKKSDHPLVMDAKPA, from the coding sequence ATGGCATCTTTTACGGTAAGCGTATCCTACTCCCAGATCGCCGCATTCAATGGCGAACTGGAAAATCCGTTCAATGACTGGACTGACCAGCACGTCGCCCAAGGCTTCAGTTGGCGTCCCGAATCAGTTTCGTTCAAAACTATGTTCGAGGCTGGACCAATATCCGTCGAAGTGCAGATGGCTGATGACTTGCCGACGCCTTCAGGCACGAGGGCAATTGCGGTACCCTTCACTTGTCCCGAGGCCGGCAAAGTTGAAATTGCCTCGATAGCTGACGGCCGAGAAACCAACATTCCACCGGGTAGTTATCAACTTCTCTTTGAAACGGGGTTGCGAGACAATACCAACTGGTGCCGCTTCACGTTCATCCCCAACGGCTCAATGATTCCACAAATCTTGATACCAGATCAAGGAGTTAAGAAGTCGGATCATCCACTTGTTATGGACGCCAAGCCTGCGTGA